The following proteins are encoded in a genomic region of Sorangiineae bacterium MSr12523:
- a CDS encoding amino acid adenylation domain-containing protein, which translates to MLDQSNRIAQLSAEKRALLQKRLSGKKPPAAKIPPRAQRNVAPLSFAQQRLWFLEHWDPGTAVYNVSIPLRISGPLDVSLLERALNKLIERHEVLRTYLLSTFRGEPSQVILPKLTVQIPVVPMSLPESERNAFLENLIDEESKNPLPLDQAPLFRSRVYRFGPDDHVLFFLIHHIIYDSWSLGIFLREWFHYYDAYARGEEGSLPELPFQFGDFAAWQIEQIGNEQHRKQVAYWTRQLADRENVLEIPTDHPRPAHLTYHGKLHRFVISPELKQAIKDLGRAAGTTFYMTTLAAFSVLLYRCTGQTDVIVGTPVAHRPYSETEPLIGYFVNTLPVRVKPQGQLTFRELLRQVQHTLLGALDNLSLPFERVIDELHLERDTSRSPLFQIFFAAQKSHMPPFHTESLTFESCHLDNGTSMFELSAFLYEEGDSDVLQYNSDLFDEETIAMMAERFLVILRAVTEDPSKRLDELPFLAEGERELLLQWSHGPRLDVPATCIHRSFEEQAARTPEATAIVCGRESWTYARLDAQANRLARALRKRGVGPETRVGLCIERSPWLLVGLLGILKAGGAYVPLDHEYPRERLALMLEDAQVSLLLVQGHLRDALPECGAPVMPIELMAEESPEPIEDLSAPEHPAYVIYTSGSTGRPKGVEVLHDNVVNFLASMRAEPGLNAGDRLVAVTSISFDIAGLELYLPLVCGATVCIATREQATDGYLLAELLESTAATVLQATPATWRMLLDSGWTNAQGIKMLVGGEALPKDLADRLLATGGELWNLYGPTEVTIWATAARIPAAPESITIGRPIANTTAYVLDHALQPVPIGGVGDLYLGGRGVARGYLHAPELTAERFVHVPSGERLYRTGDQARLRLDGNLEFLGRKDQQVKFHGYRIELEEIEIALREHPAVREAAIALREDAPGEARLVAYVVPDSAYSPDEQATHQEHVEGWLALYNEVYQQAVPALNTIGWNSSYTGDLISAEEMREQVEHTADRVLALRPRRVLELGCGAGLHLTRIAPHTEYYLATDGSASALASLQGQTDLPPHVELQERQAHDIADLKASRFDCIFINSVIQYFPDVRYLLNVLEQAAHTVVPEGTIVVADVRNRQLLEAYHTSVQFHKAPDALPCEELRRQIKEQIRLENELLVAPDFFEALREQVPAIGSVEIQLRRGRVHNELTRFRYDVFLRMGQRPVAESGPTWNWRRDALTLAGLRERLQEQSPFTVVHLEHVPDARLAREMRIMALLAGGTELQTVGELRARLQADPPVAVDPEDIWALGAQLGYDVSIGCSSPDEGASGTYHVTLRRTRLQYEAVTQPSDAPAPRPTSFWQGFTNPPRQLPFAELAPRIRHHLQQRLPAYMVPGTIVPIDALPLTPNGKLDRRMLPPPEKLQETLQTMYVEPQTEDERRLAQIWGEVLRLERVGRDDDYFALGGDSVRSILLISRAREAGFVFSSKQLFEFRTVAALLEGMGHREEAPRQEAAGDRLPGLEDIAGLVPNLDEVEAVYPTTSYQRWGIRRYQTLQDPALYLTQPHYRIRNEQFDPALFAQAWQQTVALHSALRTGFLWEGLPKPVQVVFKRATPEVNQVDLRHLAYDAQQDALQAFLAEDFQRGFDFHQAPHVRIGLIRLDEDDYVFVYTLDHLLQDGWSMSMFLRDALLHYAALREGRPAELKSPRPYKDVLEWAWQQDRSKAHAFWRNMLEGFSKPNRLVTYDAPFEAENEALCREVFLSPKLSSGLYDLCKRHQMTFSNFIAGVWSLVVSAETGDDDVVFGLVVSGRPAHMEGIEYTVGNMINLLPLRLRVRPSASFLSWMKELQPVLWEMKNYEYAEALTIWEESQLRDEPLPFQSYITYQSQPLDTYALTVGRHWAQGNMKTARTGIPLKLEVLPIAQIGLRFQYYRDCFDADTIPRMAESFAFLLQLIHDNPRRTLTELKEQLRRKSSNGKAA; encoded by the coding sequence ATGCTCGACCAATCCAACCGCATCGCCCAGCTCTCTGCCGAAAAACGCGCCCTCCTGCAGAAACGACTCTCGGGGAAGAAGCCTCCCGCGGCGAAGATCCCGCCGCGCGCGCAGCGCAATGTCGCTCCGCTGTCGTTTGCCCAGCAGCGACTCTGGTTCCTCGAACATTGGGATCCCGGTACGGCGGTCTACAACGTCAGCATTCCCTTGCGCATCTCCGGGCCGCTCGACGTTTCGCTTCTGGAACGCGCGCTCAACAAGCTCATCGAGCGGCACGAGGTGTTGCGCACCTATTTGCTCTCCACGTTTCGCGGAGAGCCGAGCCAGGTCATTCTGCCAAAGCTCACTGTGCAGATCCCCGTCGTGCCCATGTCGCTTCCGGAGAGCGAGAGGAATGCCTTTTTGGAGAACCTCATCGACGAGGAATCCAAGAACCCGCTCCCGCTCGACCAGGCGCCGCTCTTTCGCTCCCGCGTTTACCGGTTCGGTCCCGACGACCACGTTCTCTTCTTTCTCATTCACCACATCATTTACGATAGCTGGTCGCTCGGCATCTTTCTCCGGGAGTGGTTCCACTATTACGATGCCTATGCCCGCGGGGAAGAGGGCTCGTTGCCCGAGCTACCCTTTCAATTCGGCGACTTTGCGGCCTGGCAGATCGAGCAGATTGGCAATGAGCAGCACCGAAAGCAAGTTGCCTATTGGACGCGCCAGCTCGCCGATCGCGAGAACGTGCTCGAGATCCCCACGGATCATCCGCGCCCGGCCCATCTTACCTACCACGGAAAACTGCATCGATTCGTGATTTCGCCGGAGCTCAAACAGGCCATCAAAGATCTCGGTCGGGCGGCGGGCACCACGTTTTACATGACGACCCTCGCAGCCTTCAGCGTGCTCCTCTACCGGTGCACGGGCCAGACGGATGTCATCGTGGGCACACCGGTGGCGCATCGCCCGTATTCGGAAACGGAGCCGCTGATTGGCTATTTCGTGAACACGCTGCCTGTGCGCGTCAAGCCGCAGGGGCAGCTCACCTTTCGAGAGCTGCTCCGGCAAGTGCAGCATACCTTGCTCGGTGCGCTCGACAATTTGAGCCTTCCCTTCGAGCGGGTCATCGACGAGTTGCACCTCGAACGCGATACCAGCCGCTCGCCGCTTTTCCAGATCTTCTTCGCCGCCCAGAAAAGCCATATGCCTCCGTTTCATACGGAGTCGCTCACGTTCGAGTCGTGCCACCTGGACAATGGCACCTCGATGTTCGAGTTGAGCGCTTTTCTCTACGAGGAGGGCGATAGCGACGTTTTGCAATACAACTCGGACCTCTTCGACGAAGAGACCATTGCCATGATGGCCGAGCGCTTTCTCGTGATCCTGCGCGCGGTCACCGAGGATCCGTCGAAGCGTCTCGACGAGCTGCCGTTCCTCGCCGAGGGCGAGCGCGAGCTGCTGCTGCAGTGGAGCCATGGGCCGCGCCTGGATGTACCTGCAACATGCATCCATCGTTCGTTCGAGGAGCAGGCGGCCCGCACCCCCGAGGCGACGGCCATCGTTTGCGGTCGCGAATCCTGGACGTATGCGCGCCTCGATGCGCAGGCCAATCGCCTGGCCCGCGCCCTGCGAAAACGCGGAGTGGGCCCCGAGACGCGGGTTGGACTTTGCATCGAGCGCTCGCCGTGGTTGCTCGTCGGGCTCCTGGGCATTCTCAAGGCGGGGGGCGCGTACGTGCCGCTCGATCACGAATACCCACGGGAGCGTCTGGCGCTGATGCTCGAGGATGCGCAAGTATCGCTGCTTCTCGTCCAGGGGCACTTGCGGGACGCGCTGCCGGAGTGCGGGGCGCCCGTGATGCCGATCGAGCTCATGGCCGAGGAGAGCCCCGAGCCCATCGAGGATTTGAGCGCGCCCGAGCACCCGGCGTACGTCATCTACACCTCGGGGTCGACCGGCCGACCCAAGGGGGTCGAGGTTCTGCACGACAATGTCGTGAACTTCCTCGCCAGCATGCGCGCCGAGCCCGGATTGAACGCCGGCGATCGGCTCGTGGCGGTGACGTCGATCTCGTTCGACATCGCGGGGCTGGAGTTGTATCTGCCCCTCGTTTGCGGCGCCACGGTCTGCATCGCCACACGCGAACAGGCCACCGACGGCTACCTGCTCGCGGAGCTTCTCGAGAGCACGGCGGCCACTGTGCTGCAGGCGACGCCGGCCACGTGGCGCATGCTCCTCGACAGCGGGTGGACCAACGCGCAGGGCATCAAGATGCTCGTGGGCGGCGAAGCGCTGCCCAAAGATCTCGCGGACCGATTGCTGGCCACCGGTGGCGAGCTATGGAATCTCTACGGCCCCACCGAGGTGACGATTTGGGCCACGGCCGCGCGCATTCCGGCGGCGCCGGAGAGCATCACCATTGGACGCCCCATTGCCAATACGACGGCGTACGTGCTCGATCATGCGCTGCAACCCGTTCCCATTGGCGGCGTGGGCGATTTGTACCTCGGAGGACGCGGGGTGGCGCGCGGGTATCTGCATGCGCCCGAATTGACGGCGGAGCGCTTCGTGCACGTCCCTTCGGGCGAGCGGCTTTACCGCACGGGGGACCAGGCGCGGCTTCGACTCGATGGGAACCTGGAATTCTTGGGCCGCAAGGACCAGCAGGTGAAGTTCCATGGCTATCGCATCGAACTGGAGGAAATCGAGATTGCTCTGCGCGAGCACCCAGCCGTGCGCGAAGCTGCAATTGCACTGCGCGAGGATGCCCCGGGCGAGGCGCGCCTGGTGGCGTACGTGGTACCCGATTCTGCCTATTCACCGGACGAGCAGGCCACGCACCAGGAGCACGTCGAGGGCTGGCTTGCCCTTTACAATGAAGTTTACCAGCAGGCCGTTCCCGCGCTGAATACCATTGGTTGGAATAGCAGTTATACGGGGGACCTCATTTCGGCCGAGGAGATGCGTGAGCAGGTCGAGCACACGGCCGATCGCGTTCTCGCGCTTCGTCCTCGACGCGTGCTCGAACTAGGGTGCGGCGCCGGTCTGCATCTGACACGCATTGCCCCGCACACCGAGTATTACTTGGCCACGGATGGCTCGGCGAGCGCGCTCGCGTCTCTGCAAGGCCAGACGGATTTGCCTCCGCACGTGGAGCTGCAAGAACGGCAGGCGCACGACATCGCGGACTTGAAGGCGTCGCGCTTCGATTGCATCTTCATCAATTCCGTCATTCAGTATTTTCCGGATGTTCGCTACCTGCTGAACGTGCTGGAGCAGGCCGCGCATACGGTGGTGCCCGAGGGCACCATCGTCGTGGCCGACGTGCGCAATCGTCAACTCTTGGAGGCGTACCATACGTCGGTGCAGTTCCATAAAGCCCCCGACGCGTTACCGTGCGAGGAGCTACGCCGGCAAATCAAAGAGCAGATCCGCTTGGAGAACGAGTTGCTCGTCGCGCCGGACTTTTTCGAGGCGCTGCGCGAGCAGGTTCCCGCCATCGGGAGCGTGGAAATTCAATTGCGCCGTGGCCGCGTGCACAATGAGCTAACCCGTTTTCGGTACGACGTGTTCTTGCGCATGGGGCAAAGGCCCGTTGCGGAGAGCGGCCCCACGTGGAACTGGCGGCGCGATGCGCTGACCTTGGCGGGGCTTCGCGAGCGCCTGCAGGAGCAGTCGCCTTTCACCGTCGTGCACTTGGAGCACGTTCCCGACGCGCGTCTCGCCCGCGAGATGCGGATCATGGCGCTCCTTGCGGGCGGCACGGAATTGCAAACCGTGGGAGAGCTCCGCGCGCGGCTTCAGGCAGATCCACCGGTGGCCGTCGATCCGGAGGACATCTGGGCACTGGGAGCGCAACTCGGGTATGACGTGAGCATCGGCTGCTCCTCCCCGGACGAGGGCGCGAGCGGTACGTACCACGTGACCTTGCGGCGCACCCGCTTGCAATACGAGGCCGTGACACAGCCGAGTGACGCACCGGCGCCGCGTCCAACCTCGTTCTGGCAAGGCTTTACGAATCCGCCGCGGCAACTGCCCTTCGCGGAGCTCGCCCCGCGGATTCGCCATCACCTTCAGCAACGTCTCCCTGCATACATGGTTCCGGGCACCATCGTACCCATCGACGCGTTGCCGTTGACCCCCAATGGCAAATTGGACCGGCGCATGCTGCCGCCGCCGGAGAAGCTCCAGGAGACGCTGCAAACGATGTATGTCGAGCCCCAAACCGAGGACGAGCGGCGGCTCGCGCAAATCTGGGGCGAGGTGTTGCGCCTCGAGCGCGTGGGCCGCGATGACGACTACTTTGCACTGGGCGGCGATTCGGTGCGCAGCATCCTCCTGATTTCGCGGGCTCGGGAGGCGGGCTTCGTCTTCAGCTCCAAACAGCTGTTCGAGTTTCGCACCGTGGCGGCGCTTCTCGAGGGCATGGGGCACCGCGAAGAGGCTCCTCGGCAAGAGGCGGCTGGGGATCGCCTGCCGGGGCTCGAAGACATCGCGGGGCTCGTTCCCAACTTGGACGAGGTCGAGGCCGTGTACCCCACGACGTCGTACCAGCGATGGGGAATACGTCGCTACCAGACGCTCCAGGATCCCGCGCTGTACCTTACGCAGCCGCACTACCGCATTCGCAACGAGCAATTCGACCCTGCTCTTTTCGCGCAGGCCTGGCAGCAAACGGTGGCACTCCACAGCGCGCTGCGCACGGGGTTTCTCTGGGAGGGTCTGCCCAAGCCGGTGCAGGTCGTTTTCAAGCGGGCAACCCCCGAGGTCAACCAGGTTGACCTGAGGCATCTTGCATACGATGCGCAACAAGACGCACTGCAAGCGTTTCTCGCGGAGGACTTTCAGCGCGGGTTCGACTTCCACCAGGCGCCCCATGTCCGTATCGGCCTGATCCGACTGGACGAGGACGACTACGTTTTCGTCTACACGCTGGACCATTTGCTCCAGGACGGCTGGTCGATGTCCATGTTCTTGCGCGATGCGCTGCTGCATTATGCGGCGCTGCGGGAGGGGCGCCCCGCCGAGCTGAAATCGCCGCGGCCCTACAAGGACGTGCTCGAGTGGGCCTGGCAGCAGGATCGCAGCAAGGCGCACGCGTTCTGGCGCAACATGCTCGAAGGGTTTTCCAAGCCCAATCGACTCGTCACCTACGATGCGCCGTTCGAAGCGGAAAATGAGGCGCTTTGCCGAGAGGTGTTCCTATCGCCCAAGTTGTCGAGCGGGCTGTACGATCTATGCAAACGCCACCAGATGACGTTTTCGAACTTCATCGCGGGGGTTTGGTCGCTGGTCGTCTCCGCGGAGACCGGCGACGACGATGTGGTATTCGGCCTGGTCGTCTCGGGGCGTCCCGCCCACATGGAGGGCATCGAATACACAGTGGGCAATATGATCAATCTGCTGCCGCTGCGGCTGCGCGTCCGTCCGAGCGCGTCGTTCCTTTCCTGGATGAAGGAGCTGCAACCGGTCCTTTGGGAAATGAAGAATTACGAGTACGCCGAGGCGCTGACCATCTGGGAAGAAAGCCAATTGCGTGACGAGCCGCTCCCCTTCCAGAGCTACATCACGTACCAGAGCCAGCCACTCGACACCTACGCCCTCACCGTCGGCCGCCATTGGGCCCAAGGAAATATGAAGACCGCGCGCACCGGCATCCCATTGAAGCTGGAGGTGCTCCCCATCGCCCAAATTGGTCTTCGCTTTCAATACTACCGCGATTGTTTCGACGCCGACACCATCCCGCGCATGGCCGAAAGCTTCGCCTTCTTGCTCCAACTCATTCACGACAACCCCCGCCGCACCCTCACGGAGCTAAAAGAGCAACTCCGCCGCAAATCGAGCAACGGCAAGGCGGCCTAA
- a CDS encoding acyl-CoA dehydrogenase family protein — protein MVPDFFHIDDLLTEEERAVRLRVRAFCDREVLPVAGQYWERAEMPVELLAKLADLKLAGGSIKGYGCPGLSPTAVGLAAAELTRGDGSLNTIFGVHSWLAMATIDRCGSEAQKDRWLPAMARLEKIGAFAMTEPEHGSDVVLFETSARRDGEDWVLHGAKKWIGNASIADVVIVWARLNANQVGAFLVEKGTPGFHTKVITGKVSQRAVLQAEITLDNVRVPGSHRLAHANTFNDFTHILTNSRCLVAWIALGHAMACYEHALAYAQKRVQFRKSIAHFQLVQQKLARMLAEVTSMQLLCLRMSQLMDSPRMTAGIAAMAKMQACLKARQVVADARDLLGGNGILLDYHVAKHQADMEGIFTLEGTDHMQSLIVGREITGVQAFL, from the coding sequence ATGGTTCCGGACTTTTTTCACATTGATGATCTTCTCACCGAGGAGGAGCGCGCCGTCAGGTTGCGGGTGCGGGCGTTTTGCGACCGGGAGGTTTTGCCGGTGGCGGGGCAGTATTGGGAGCGCGCGGAGATGCCCGTGGAGCTCCTGGCGAAGCTCGCGGACTTGAAGCTCGCGGGCGGCAGCATCAAAGGATACGGGTGCCCTGGCCTCAGTCCCACGGCGGTGGGGCTCGCGGCCGCGGAGCTTACGCGTGGCGATGGCAGCTTGAATACGATTTTCGGCGTGCACTCGTGGTTGGCCATGGCCACCATCGACCGATGCGGCTCGGAAGCGCAAAAAGACCGCTGGCTGCCGGCCATGGCCCGGCTCGAGAAAATAGGCGCATTTGCCATGACGGAGCCCGAGCATGGCTCCGACGTCGTTCTCTTCGAGACGAGCGCTCGCCGCGACGGCGAGGACTGGGTACTCCACGGCGCGAAGAAATGGATTGGCAACGCCTCCATCGCCGACGTGGTCATCGTGTGGGCGCGCCTGAATGCCAATCAGGTGGGCGCGTTCCTCGTCGAAAAGGGCACCCCCGGGTTTCATACGAAGGTCATCACCGGAAAGGTCTCCCAAAGGGCCGTGCTCCAGGCCGAAATCACGCTCGACAACGTGCGCGTTCCGGGAAGCCATCGCCTCGCCCACGCCAACACGTTCAATGATTTTACGCACATTCTGACCAACTCACGCTGCCTGGTCGCCTGGATTGCGCTAGGCCATGCCATGGCCTGCTACGAGCATGCGCTGGCCTATGCACAGAAGCGCGTTCAATTCCGAAAGAGCATTGCGCACTTCCAATTGGTGCAGCAAAAGCTCGCGCGGATGCTGGCCGAGGTCACCAGTATGCAACTGCTCTGTCTTCGTATGAGTCAATTGATGGACTCGCCCCGAATGACCGCGGGCATCGCAGCCATGGCCAAGATGCAGGCGTGCTTGAAGGCGCGGCAGGTTGTGGCCGACGCGCGCGATTTGCTCGGCGGCAATGGCATTTTGCTCGATTACCACGTGGCCAAGCACCAGGCGGATATGGAAGGCATCTTCACCCTCGAAGGAACGGACCATATGCAATCGCTGATCGTTGGCCGAGAAATAACCGGGGTTCAGGCGTTTCTATGA
- a CDS encoding FkbM family methyltransferase, giving the protein MSSRIAFLFPGLGEQYVHMAAELYQTEPVFRGQVDICCDIVKPLLDMDLRTVLYPPRREPPPASPKLDLRAMLRRGPSTNVALDRTDVAQPATFVIEYALAQLWISWGIQADAMLGYSIGEYVAACLAEVLSLPEALRLVTRRAQLIQRLPEGAMLAVPHSEREIEPLLGEHLSLAAVNGESLCVLAGTTHAIEAAQARLNGSQQPAVRISTTHAFHSRMMDPAADEFRKLLEGCSLRAPRIPYISNVTGTWVTAAQATNPAYWVEHLCKPVRFAAGLEVLRHAPGRVFLEVGPGRALSSLAMQHGPAFPSLRASYEGISDKELLKTTLERLRSMDRPQPSDHAPARDELEQRLVDAWQEVLKAERVGIHDNFFELGGHSLLAISILQRLEKAWGIQASLGLFFEHPTIAQFAKALNSGLPPDAQSGHSLPYRLPNGLEIVHQNKAETDHFYEDIFEHRTYVRHIGDLPENACVFDVGANIGLFSLFVHGLRRNATVYAFEPSAPTFDILRRNLTRHGVRARLFDMGLSDTERTADFTFYPHSSGMSSVYGDANEEKAVLRAILQNQMDHDAAGMNDVMAHTEDLLTQRVKGQRLTCRLRTLSSIVRDEGIERIDLLKIDVQKSELDVLMGIEPADWPKIRALAIEVHDIDGRVQHIEQLLIRHGYDVTTVQDELYRGSGIYLLYAQCAAGASSTKTPQ; this is encoded by the coding sequence ATGAGCTCGCGCATCGCATTCCTCTTTCCCGGGCTCGGCGAGCAGTACGTCCACATGGCCGCGGAGCTTTATCAGACGGAACCCGTATTTCGCGGGCAGGTCGACATCTGCTGCGACATCGTCAAGCCGCTTTTGGACATGGATTTGCGCACGGTGCTCTATCCGCCCCGGCGCGAGCCACCGCCCGCGTCGCCCAAGCTGGATCTGCGCGCCATGCTTCGCCGCGGACCATCCACCAACGTTGCGCTGGATCGAACCGATGTGGCGCAGCCGGCCACTTTCGTGATCGAGTATGCGCTGGCGCAACTTTGGATTTCGTGGGGCATTCAGGCGGACGCCATGCTGGGGTACAGCATTGGCGAATACGTCGCAGCATGCTTGGCCGAGGTCCTCTCGCTTCCCGAGGCGCTGCGGCTCGTGACCCGGCGCGCGCAACTCATTCAACGGCTTCCCGAGGGTGCGATGCTCGCGGTGCCGCACTCCGAGCGCGAGATCGAGCCGTTGTTGGGCGAGCACCTCTCCCTGGCCGCGGTCAATGGCGAGTCATTGTGCGTCCTCGCGGGAACGACGCACGCCATCGAGGCCGCGCAGGCGCGCCTGAACGGCAGCCAGCAGCCGGCCGTGCGCATTTCCACGACGCATGCGTTTCACTCGCGAATGATGGATCCTGCGGCGGACGAATTCCGTAAGCTGCTCGAAGGCTGCTCGCTCCGTGCCCCGCGCATTCCGTACATTTCGAATGTCACGGGTACGTGGGTCACCGCTGCCCAAGCAACGAACCCCGCGTATTGGGTCGAGCACCTCTGCAAGCCCGTCCGATTTGCCGCCGGCCTCGAGGTGCTTCGGCATGCCCCCGGGCGCGTCTTTCTGGAAGTGGGCCCGGGGCGCGCGCTGAGTAGCCTGGCCATGCAACATGGCCCGGCGTTTCCATCGCTGCGGGCTTCGTACGAGGGCATCTCCGACAAGGAGCTGCTGAAAACGACATTGGAACGACTCCGTTCCATGGACCGGCCGCAACCTTCGGACCATGCTCCCGCACGGGACGAACTGGAGCAGCGCCTCGTTGACGCGTGGCAAGAGGTGCTCAAGGCGGAGCGCGTCGGCATTCACGACAATTTTTTCGAGTTGGGCGGGCACTCGCTGTTGGCCATTTCCATTCTGCAGCGACTGGAGAAGGCGTGGGGGATTCAGGCTAGCTTGGGCCTCTTTTTCGAGCACCCCACGATTGCGCAGTTTGCCAAAGCCTTGAATTCAGGGCTCCCGCCAGACGCGCAGAGTGGGCACTCTTTGCCGTATCGCTTGCCGAACGGGCTCGAGATCGTTCACCAAAACAAGGCGGAAACGGACCACTTCTACGAGGATATCTTCGAACATCGTACCTACGTCCGTCATATTGGCGATCTGCCGGAGAACGCGTGCGTGTTCGACGTGGGGGCGAACATCGGCCTATTTTCCCTCTTCGTTCATGGCCTCCGTCGAAATGCGACGGTGTATGCCTTCGAGCCGTCGGCGCCCACGTTCGATATTTTGCGCCGCAACCTCACCAGGCACGGCGTCCGCGCCCGATTGTTCGATATGGGATTGTCCGATACGGAACGGACGGCCGACTTCACCTTTTATCCGCATTCCTCGGGCATGTCGTCCGTCTACGGCGACGCGAACGAGGAGAAGGCTGTTCTGCGTGCCATTCTGCAAAACCAGATGGATCACGACGCCGCGGGTATGAACGACGTCATGGCGCACACGGAAGATCTCCTCACGCAGCGCGTGAAGGGTCAACGTCTCACCTGCCGGCTGCGCACGCTGTCGAGCATCGTGCGCGACGAAGGCATCGAGCGCATCGATCTTCTGAAAATCGATGTCCAAAAAAGCGAGCTCGATGTCCTCATGGGCATCGAGCCCGCCGATTGGCCCAAGATTCGCGCGCTCGCCATCGAGGTGCACGACATCGATGGCCGTGTGCAGCACATCGAGCAGCTGTTAATTCGTCACGGCTACGACGTGACGACCGTGCAGGACGAGCTCTATCGAGGCTCGGGCATCTATCTGCTGTACGCGCAATGTGCTGCAGGTGCGTCGTCGACGAAGACGCCCCAGTGA
- a CDS encoding phosphodiester glycosidase family protein — protein sequence MTSRPFPGVLLVEGKTRAPASAFHASIVSLCASGIRLDATATPTALRTVPSWATRVGAKLALNGDFFKPAPRVYGIAVGGGIEWPIEKMGIDPDVSGEWYYDHFGWIAVGPGWVDFTHTGEAKAHADELGLAHGFMPRTMTHDIPPGTLALVSGFPELVTEGTRYTCANPTASTCFPDRADMRTRNPRTAMGLSFDRSIIVFAVVDGRSSVSAGMYGTELAELMEELGAWQAFNLDGGGSSEMWLAGRGTISAPSDGRSRAVANHWGVFVDDAPAAHCAYSR from the coding sequence ATGACGAGCCGGCCCTTTCCGGGCGTGTTGCTCGTTGAAGGGAAGACTCGTGCGCCTGCGAGTGCGTTTCACGCGAGCATCGTGTCGCTGTGCGCGAGCGGGATTCGTCTCGATGCGACGGCCACGCCGACGGCGCTGCGTACGGTTCCATCGTGGGCCACGCGGGTGGGGGCCAAGCTGGCGCTCAATGGCGACTTTTTCAAACCGGCGCCGCGCGTTTATGGGATTGCCGTGGGCGGCGGCATCGAATGGCCCATCGAGAAGATGGGAATCGACCCGGACGTGTCCGGTGAATGGTATTACGACCACTTTGGATGGATTGCCGTGGGGCCAGGGTGGGTCGACTTTACGCATACCGGTGAGGCCAAGGCGCATGCCGATGAACTCGGGCTCGCGCACGGCTTCATGCCGCGGACGATGACCCACGATATACCGCCGGGGACCCTCGCGCTGGTGAGCGGCTTTCCCGAATTGGTGACCGAAGGGACGCGCTACACGTGCGCCAACCCGACGGCGAGCACCTGTTTTCCCGATCGCGCCGACATGCGCACGCGCAATCCGCGCACCGCGATGGGCTTATCGTTCGACCGCAGCATCATCGTATTTGCCGTGGTCGATGGGCGCTCCAGTGTCTCTGCGGGCATGTACGGCACCGAGCTCGCCGAGCTCATGGAGGAGCTCGGCGCATGGCAGGCTTTCAACCTGGATGGAGGCGGCTCCTCGGAAATGTGGCTCGCGGGGCGCGGCACGATCAGCGCGCCCTCCGACGGCCGCTCTCGCGCGGTGGCCAATCACTGGGGCGTCTTCGTCGACGACGCACCTGCAGCACATTGCGCGTACAGCAGATAG
- a CDS encoding thioredoxin family protein — MTTSDKSGRKGEQPAMKTPPVVSPQAWEEARKQLLVKEKAHTRARDALAAERRRMPWMLVEKAYAFDGPGGKASLLDLFEGRRQLIVYRAFLEPGVFGWPEHACRGCSMVADQVAHVAHLNARDTTLVFVSRAPQADIARVKARMEWKIPWFTITDTFDADFGVDEWHGTNVFFRDGDRIFRTYFINNRGDEQMGGTWNYLDITPLGRQEVWEDSPEGYPQTPTYKWWNWHDSYVADAPPDKKWVEISSAGEAAFRKESASTKA, encoded by the coding sequence ATGACGACTTCAGACAAGAGCGGACGAAAAGGCGAACAGCCCGCCATGAAGACACCCCCGGTCGTGTCGCCGCAAGCGTGGGAGGAGGCTCGCAAACAGCTCCTCGTGAAGGAAAAGGCTCACACCCGTGCCCGTGATGCCCTGGCCGCCGAGCGCCGGCGAATGCCGTGGATGCTCGTGGAAAAGGCGTACGCCTTCGATGGGCCTGGGGGCAAGGCGAGCCTGCTCGACCTGTTCGAGGGCCGGCGGCAGCTCATCGTGTACCGCGCATTTCTCGAGCCGGGCGTTTTCGGCTGGCCCGAACACGCTTGCCGCGGCTGCTCGATGGTGGCCGATCAGGTCGCCCACGTCGCCCATCTGAATGCGCGGGACACGACGCTCGTCTTCGTTTCGCGTGCACCCCAGGCGGACATCGCCCGGGTGAAGGCGCGGATGGAGTGGAAGATCCCGTGGTTCACCATTACGGACACCTTCGATGCCGACTTCGGCGTAGACGAGTGGCACGGCACCAACGTGTTCTTCCGCGACGGCGACCGCATATTCCGCACCTATTTCATCAACAACCGCGGCGACGAGCAGATGGGAGGCACCTGGAACTACCTCGATATCACGCCGCTGGGCCGGCAGGAGGTCTGGGAGGATTCGCCCGAGGGCTATCCTCAGACGCCCACGTACAAATGGTGGAACTGGCACGACAGCTACGTCGCCGACGCACCGCCCGACAAGAAATGGGTCGAAATCTCGTCCGCCGGCGAGGCCGCGTTCCGAAAGGAGTCCGCGAGCACGAAAGCATGA